A single Thermaerobacter sp. FW80 DNA region contains:
- a CDS encoding helix-turn-helix transcriptional regulator has protein sequence MTSEWTDTERQLLELQARLCHVLASPKRLEILYTLARGEMTAGELARAVDTTTANLSQHLALMRQYGLVASRKEGLNVYYRLASREILEACQAVRQVLLDHLRRNARLAAESDANPPHERP, from the coding sequence ATGACATCCGAATGGACGGACACGGAGAGGCAATTGCTGGAACTCCAGGCGCGCCTTTGCCACGTGCTGGCCAGCCCCAAACGGCTGGAGATCCTGTACACCCTGGCCCGTGGAGAGATGACCGCCGGTGAGCTGGCCCGCGCCGTGGACACCACCACGGCCAACCTGTCGCAGCACCTGGCCCTCATGCGCCAGTACGGCCTGGTCGCGTCCCGCAAGGAAGGGCTCAACGTGTATTACCGACTCGCGTCGCGCGAAATCCTGGAGGCGTGTCAGGCGGTGCGCCAAGTGCTGTTGGACCACCTCCGGCGCAACGCGAGGTTGGCCGCCGAGAGCGACGCCAATCCACCGCACGAGCGGCCGTGA
- a CDS encoding thioredoxin family protein, with amino-acid sequence MKISDQDRREIQRRFEAMESPVVLKLFVRADKDECPYCEDTRQLLEAVAELDDRITLEVHDVDLEPELAERHGVDMVPAILFARADGSDTGMRFYGIPAGYEFGTLIDDIVDVSRGVAGLSPETEAYLRSLDTDVHLQVFVTPTUPYCPRAVRLAHKMALASDRVRADAIEAMEFPDLANRFAVFGVPKTVVNGSAAIEGAAPEPHLLALIKEALS; translated from the coding sequence ATGAAGATCTCCGATCAGGACCGGCGGGAGATCCAGCGGCGCTTTGAGGCGATGGAATCACCGGTGGTCCTCAAGCTGTTCGTCCGCGCAGACAAAGACGAGTGCCCCTACTGCGAGGACACCCGCCAGCTGCTGGAAGCGGTGGCGGAGCTCGACGACCGCATCACCCTCGAGGTCCACGATGTCGACCTGGAACCCGAGCTGGCCGAGCGCCACGGCGTCGACATGGTCCCGGCCATCCTGTTCGCCCGGGCGGACGGCAGCGACACCGGGATGCGGTTTTACGGCATTCCGGCCGGTTACGAGTTCGGGACGCTGATCGACGACATCGTCGACGTCTCCCGCGGTGTCGCGGGGCTGTCCCCGGAAACCGAGGCATACCTGCGGTCGCTGGACACCGACGTCCACCTGCAGGTGTTCGTCACGCCGACGTGACCGTACTGTCCCCGGGCGGTCCGCCTGGCTCACAAGATGGCCCTCGCCAGCGACCGGGTGCGGGCTGACGCCATCGAGGCCATGGAGTTCCCCGATCTGGCCAACCGCTTCGCAGTCTTCGGCGTTCCCAAGACCGTGGTGAACGGGTCGGCCGCCATCGAAGGCGCGGCGCCAGAACCACACCTGCTGGCGTTGATCAAGGAGGCCCTTTCCTGA
- a CDS encoding sulfurtransferase TusA family protein: protein MSTTFKPNATIDARGLSCPLPIVRARKAMDALQVGEVLEVLATDRGAPADFRGWCEQTEHKFLGVVEDEGFFRLYVKKLVPETKEKGPLFPREIRNEELARRLEAGEAPIVLDVREPEEYEAGHIPGALSVPIESLVDFTDRLDRTAEIAVVCRSGRRSAYACRILEQAGFEKVVNVVPGMSAWSGPVERGRAEDAPSSTAS, encoded by the coding sequence ATGAGCACCACGTTCAAGCCCAATGCCACCATCGATGCGCGCGGTCTGTCCTGTCCGTTGCCCATCGTCCGGGCGCGCAAGGCCATGGACGCCCTGCAGGTCGGGGAGGTCCTCGAGGTGCTGGCCACCGACCGGGGCGCGCCGGCCGATTTCCGCGGCTGGTGCGAGCAGACGGAGCACAAGTTCCTCGGTGTGGTCGAGGACGAGGGCTTCTTCCGCTTGTACGTCAAGAAGCTGGTGCCCGAGACCAAGGAGAAGGGTCCCCTCTTTCCCCGGGAGATCCGCAACGAGGAACTGGCCCGGCGCCTGGAGGCTGGCGAGGCGCCGATCGTGCTGGACGTGCGGGAGCCCGAGGAGTACGAGGCCGGCCACATCCCCGGTGCCCTCTCCGTACCCATCGAGTCGCTGGTCGACTTCACCGACCGGCTCGACCGGACTGCCGAGATCGCCGTGGTCTGCCGCAGCGGCCGCCGCAGCGCCTACGCCTGCCGCATTCTGGAACAGGCCGGCTTCGAGAAGGTGGTCAACGTGGTGCCGGGCATGTCCGCCTGGTCGGGGCCGGTCGAGCGCGGCCGCGCCGAGGACGCCCCGTCATCGACAGCGTCCTGA
- a CDS encoding DUF302 domain-containing protein codes for MAELDYTVATDKPVDEAIQALQSALAERKFSALWHLHVNEKLREKGFHLEPDFHIFEVCNPAKAKQALETDQKVGYLLPCKIVVYADRNDGNRTKIGLLRPQTLIGLLDDERLRDLANEVEQELRAAVDAAAR; via the coding sequence ATGGCAGAGCTTGACTACACGGTGGCTACGGACAAGCCGGTGGACGAGGCCATCCAAGCGCTGCAATCCGCGCTGGCCGAGCGCAAGTTCAGCGCCCTCTGGCACCTGCACGTCAACGAGAAGCTGCGGGAGAAGGGCTTCCACCTGGAACCCGACTTCCACATCTTCGAGGTCTGCAACCCTGCCAAGGCCAAGCAGGCCCTGGAGACCGATCAGAAGGTCGGTTACCTGCTGCCTTGCAAGATCGTGGTGTACGCCGACCGCAACGACGGCAACCGCACGAAGATCGGCCTGCTGCGCCCGCAGACGTTGATCGGGCTGCTGGACGACGAGCGGCTTCGGGACCTGGCCAACGAGGTGGAACAGGAGCTGCGCGCGGCGGTGGATGCGGCGGCTCGCTGA
- a CDS encoding DsrE/DsrF/DrsH-like family protein, with the protein MSARRVAIIASHGNIDDAYKVLNIATAAAAMGAEVQVFFTFDGLKIIHKEANRQLPVPEHLQPALEGFKKHNVPSVPELLEIAKESGVKLIGCQMTMDVMGIGLDQLVDGVEPGGAATFLAFAAEADVNVTF; encoded by the coding sequence ATGTCCGCTCGTCGCGTCGCCATCATCGCCAGCCACGGCAACATCGACGACGCGTACAAGGTGCTGAACATCGCCACGGCAGCCGCCGCCATGGGGGCGGAGGTCCAGGTTTTCTTCACCTTCGACGGCTTGAAGATCATCCATAAGGAAGCGAATCGGCAGTTGCCGGTGCCCGAGCACCTGCAGCCGGCGCTGGAGGGCTTCAAGAAGCACAACGTGCCTTCGGTGCCTGAGCTGCTGGAGATTGCCAAGGAATCGGGCGTCAAGCTGATCGGCTGCCAGATGACCATGGATGTCATGGGCATCGGCCTCGACCAGCTGGTGGACGGGGTCGAGCCTGGTGGCGCGGCCACCTTCCTGGCCTTCGCGGCCGAGGCCGACGTCAACGTCACCTTTTGA
- a CDS encoding MBL fold metallo-hydrolase, with protein sequence MDARTRTPGEIDAGELKRMLDRGETPFVIDLRNDEEFRRWRIEGRQPLQVIHVPYYEILAEAEEDDLTASAKAYARRHWVDDLPREGRIVVVCAHGGTSGYVAQGLRELGYDAVSLRGGMVAWGDHCEFVPVVEEEGLAVYQVNRPARGCLSYLVASEGEAVIIDPLRHAERYLEFVRRHGMTITRVLDTHAHADHISSGAELAERLGVPYHLHPYDAIHPMDVLPATFRYQPVYDGQEFRVGRATLRAIHVPGHTLGQVVYLLDGRYLFSGDTIFVESIARPDLGGRAETWTPLYYRSLLRLMELPDSTLVLPGHFSRPQEADARGRVAARLGDLKRSNEGLQALVAGERAFVDFIMARLPEFPQQYVDIKRVNGQVPNCL encoded by the coding sequence GTGGACGCGAGGACGCGGACGCCTGGGGAGATCGACGCCGGTGAGCTCAAGCGGATGCTGGACCGGGGCGAGACCCCGTTCGTGATCGATCTCCGCAATGACGAGGAGTTTCGCCGCTGGCGGATCGAAGGCCGCCAGCCCCTGCAGGTGATCCACGTGCCGTACTACGAGATCCTGGCCGAGGCCGAGGAAGACGATCTCACCGCATCCGCCAAGGCCTACGCGCGCCGGCACTGGGTGGACGACCTGCCCCGGGAAGGGCGGATCGTGGTCGTGTGCGCCCACGGCGGCACCTCCGGGTATGTGGCCCAGGGGCTCCGCGAGCTGGGCTATGATGCCGTCAGCTTGCGCGGCGGCATGGTCGCCTGGGGCGACCATTGCGAATTCGTCCCCGTGGTGGAGGAAGAGGGCCTTGCCGTTTATCAGGTCAACCGCCCTGCCCGCGGCTGCCTGAGCTATCTGGTGGCCTCGGAGGGGGAGGCGGTGATCATCGACCCGCTGCGCCACGCCGAGCGCTACCTGGAGTTCGTGCGCCGGCACGGCATGACCATCACCCGGGTCCTGGACACCCACGCCCACGCCGACCACATCAGCAGCGGCGCCGAACTGGCAGAACGACTGGGCGTGCCCTATCACCTGCACCCCTACGACGCCATTCACCCCATGGACGTGTTGCCCGCGACCTTCCGCTACCAGCCGGTGTACGACGGGCAGGAGTTCCGTGTGGGCCGTGCCACCTTGCGTGCAATCCACGTGCCCGGGCACACCCTGGGACAGGTGGTCTACCTGCTGGACGGTCGCTACCTGTTCAGCGGTGACACCATCTTCGTCGAGTCCATCGCCCGCCCGGACCTGGGTGGCCGGGCCGAGACCTGGACGCCCCTGTATTACCGGTCCCTCCTGCGGCTGATGGAACTGCCCGACTCCACGCTGGTTCTTCCCGGACACTTCAGCCGGCCGCAGGAGGCCGACGCCCGCGGCCGCGTCGCCGCTCGGCTCGGGGACCTCAAGCGGTCCAACGAGGGACTGCAGGCCCTGGTGGCCGGCGAACGCGCCTTCGTCGACTTCATCATGGCCCGTTTGCCGGAATTCCCGCAGCAATACGTGGACATCAAGCGGGTCAACGGTCAAGTCCCGAACTGTCTGTAA
- a CDS encoding rhodanese-like domain-containing protein: MGSGFPDVVTPDELRRRLEAGDAPLIIDVREPDEYARGHIPGARLLPLGEVLARSRDLPTDQEIILVCRSGNRSGLAQEWLKAKGFRNVRNLAGGMQRWKGPVEYGSGQGR; the protein is encoded by the coding sequence ATGGGGAGTGGGTTTCCAGATGTCGTCACCCCTGACGAGCTACGCCGGCGACTTGAAGCCGGTGACGCCCCGTTGATCATCGACGTCCGCGAGCCCGACGAGTACGCCCGCGGGCACATCCCAGGGGCACGGCTCCTGCCCTTGGGCGAGGTGCTCGCGCGGTCCCGCGACTTGCCGACCGACCAGGAGATCATCCTCGTCTGCCGCAGTGGCAACCGTTCCGGACTCGCCCAGGAATGGCTGAAGGCGAAGGGCTTCCGCAACGTCCGCAACCTGGCGGGCGGCATGCAACGGTGGAAGGGTCCGGTGGAATACGGCTCCGGCCAGGGACGGTGA
- a CDS encoding IS256 family transposase yields MSRIPPSQQLAELARQLAAQAREGTEVEDLTHALVRLGARKLIQELLEAEVTELLGRGRYERREPGQEGARNGYKPRTLRCAEGRLEIDVPQVRGMEGLCQPTLWRALKRRTDVLERLVVEMYARGLSSRDIEDALAELAGSEAPLLSRSTVSRITEALHEEFEAFAQRDLSGLDVVYLFADAIYESLRRQAGCREGILVTWAILSDGSKVLVHLSLGNKERYEDWLEHFRDLVRRGLKTPLTVTTDGAPGLIQAVEAMWPEAERIRCWVHKMRNVLDKVPEEARPVLKPYLEAIRDAPDIEQGRRLVAEVVERFGREYPSAMRSLQEDLEASLAHLRLPAAHRKHVRTTNLVERSFEEERRRAKVIPRFRSERECLKLVFAVLWRASERWRRVQFSEHERKQLERYIEERQRQRAAQKEVSPAATVA; encoded by the coding sequence ATGTCCAGGATACCACCCAGCCAGCAGTTGGCGGAGCTGGCCCGGCAGCTGGCCGCGCAGGCCCGGGAGGGTACTGAGGTCGAGGACCTGACCCATGCCCTCGTCCGCCTGGGCGCCCGCAAGCTCATCCAGGAGCTGCTGGAGGCAGAGGTCACGGAGCTTTTGGGGCGCGGACGCTACGAGCGGCGCGAGCCTGGCCAGGAAGGCGCCCGCAACGGCTACAAGCCGCGGACGCTGCGTTGCGCCGAGGGGCGGCTCGAGATCGACGTCCCCCAGGTGCGGGGCATGGAGGGACTGTGCCAGCCCACGCTGTGGAGGGCCCTCAAGCGGCGGACGGACGTGCTGGAGCGCCTGGTGGTGGAGATGTACGCCCGGGGCCTCTCTAGCCGGGACATCGAGGATGCGCTGGCGGAGCTGGCGGGCAGCGAAGCGCCGCTTTTGAGCCGGTCCACCGTGAGCCGGATCACCGAGGCGCTCCACGAGGAGTTCGAGGCCTTTGCCCAGCGGGACCTGTCAGGCCTCGACGTGGTGTACCTGTTCGCCGACGCCATCTACGAGTCGCTGCGCCGGCAGGCGGGCTGCCGTGAGGGCATCCTGGTCACCTGGGCCATCTTGAGCGACGGCAGCAAGGTGCTGGTGCACCTGAGCCTGGGCAACAAGGAGCGCTACGAGGACTGGCTGGAGCACTTCCGGGATCTGGTGCGCCGGGGGCTGAAGACGCCGCTGACGGTGACGACGGACGGGGCGCCGGGGCTGATCCAGGCGGTGGAAGCCATGTGGCCGGAGGCGGAGCGCATCCGCTGCTGGGTGCACAAGATGCGGAACGTGCTGGACAAGGTGCCGGAGGAGGCGCGGCCCGTGCTCAAGCCCTACCTGGAGGCGATCCGGGACGCACCGGATATCGAGCAGGGCCGGCGGCTGGTGGCCGAGGTGGTGGAGCGGTTCGGGCGGGAGTATCCCTCGGCCATGCGGAGCCTGCAGGAGGACCTGGAAGCGAGCCTGGCGCACCTGCGGCTACCCGCCGCCCACCGCAAGCATGTCCGGACCACCAACCTGGTGGAGCGCAGCTTCGAGGAGGAGCGGCGGCGCGCCAAGGTGATCCCGCGGTTTCGGAGCGAGCGGGAGTGCCTGAAGCTAGTCTTCGCCGTGCTGTGGCGGGCGAGTGAGCGCTGGCGGCGGGTGCAGTTCAGCGAGCACGAACGAAAGCAGCTGGAGCGCTACATCGAGGAGCGGCAACGGCAAAGAGCGGCGCAGAAAGAGGTTTCACCCGCTGCCACCGTGGCATGA
- a CDS encoding ISLre2 family transposase, producing MKDVIRRIGEITLQLARVVEKALWEAPDFRALEVAVVRGAQEAARQLLVTALEALDRQLMEQRDRRQLKCVNQQPRSLITWVGEIQWERRYYQERPSGARRFLLDEVLGLAPRQRYSPLVQEFGIQLCTQVPFAAAADWLERVSCGAVRLSAMALWADVQAAGARADEAAKAQREAVFERGEIPPGSRPAAAVDLEFDELLVRGRRRGPDGQKERIALMHALAYEGKATDARGRTVLKNRRVHVAVGEGTASIEEALAAFAAEWDWARVEQCTVGGDGAPWIRKALEYLPQASYRLDPFHLKRAMRRGLQHDAEAHRQLAAALAEGKPWREVETILDAARRRARGEARDRVQELKQYLKNHWDGIVADANARRLGAIEAENYHVLARRMKRRGAAWSERGARHLARLLAARANGELDRYARPVWQRRQAPPVAPTPQGRLFGQRLSRSDVEDVAQWLRVRIPALYGPHADREWVKALRHLAGLSVA from the coding sequence ATGAAGGACGTGATTCGCCGCATCGGGGAGATCACCCTGCAGCTTGCTCGGGTTGTGGAAAAGGCCCTGTGGGAGGCTCCGGACTTTCGAGCGCTGGAGGTGGCCGTGGTCCGAGGGGCGCAGGAGGCCGCGCGGCAACTGTTGGTCACGGCTTTGGAGGCGCTGGACCGGCAGCTGATGGAGCAGCGGGACCGGCGGCAACTGAAGTGCGTCAATCAGCAACCGCGGAGCCTGATCACGTGGGTGGGTGAGATCCAGTGGGAACGACGGTATTACCAGGAGCGGCCGAGCGGCGCACGGCGGTTCTTGCTGGATGAAGTGCTCGGGCTGGCGCCGCGGCAGCGATACTCGCCGCTGGTGCAGGAGTTCGGGATTCAGCTGTGCACCCAAGTGCCGTTTGCGGCGGCAGCGGACTGGCTGGAGCGGGTGAGCTGCGGGGCCGTGCGGCTGAGCGCCATGGCCTTGTGGGCGGATGTGCAGGCGGCCGGGGCCCGAGCGGACGAAGCGGCGAAGGCGCAGCGGGAGGCGGTGTTTGAGCGGGGCGAGATCCCGCCCGGGAGCCGGCCGGCGGCCGCCGTCGACTTGGAGTTTGACGAGCTGTTGGTGCGGGGCCGGCGGCGCGGGCCGGATGGGCAGAAAGAGCGGATTGCGCTGATGCATGCGCTGGCGTATGAGGGCAAGGCGACGGACGCGCGGGGGCGGACGGTGCTGAAGAACCGGCGGGTGCACGTGGCCGTGGGCGAAGGGACGGCGTCCATCGAGGAGGCGCTGGCGGCCTTTGCGGCGGAGTGGGACTGGGCCCGGGTGGAACAGTGCACGGTGGGTGGGGACGGGGCGCCGTGGATCCGCAAGGCCCTTGAGTACCTCCCACAGGCTTCGTATCGCCTCGATCCGTTCCACCTGAAACGGGCCATGCGGCGGGGACTGCAGCACGACGCGGAAGCCCACCGGCAGCTGGCGGCGGCCCTGGCCGAGGGGAAGCCGTGGCGCGAGGTGGAGACGATCCTGGATGCGGCTCGCCGGCGGGCGCGGGGTGAAGCGCGCGACCGCGTCCAAGAACTGAAGCAGTACTTGAAGAACCACTGGGACGGCATCGTGGCCGACGCGAACGCGCGGCGGCTCGGTGCGATCGAGGCGGAGAACTACCACGTGCTGGCCCGGCGAATGAAGCGGCGCGGGGCCGCGTGGAGCGAGCGAGGGGCTCGGCACCTGGCCCGGCTGTTGGCGGCTCGAGCGAACGGGGAGCTCGATCGCTACGCGCGTCCGGTCTGGCAGCGCCGCCAGGCGCCACCGGTGGCCCCGACCCCGCAAGGCCGGCTGTTCGGGCAGCGCCTGAGCCGGAGCGACGTGGAGGATGTCGCCCAGTGGCTGCGGGTGCGGATCCCGGCGCTCTACGGACCCCATGCGGACCGCGAGTGGGTGAAGGCGCTGCGGCATCTGGCCGGCCTTTCTGTGGCGTGA
- a CDS encoding FAD-dependent oxidoreductase, translating into MSRRKRLVVVGGVAAGMSAASRARRLDPDLEIEVFERSGFVSYGSCGLPYFVGGLIREPGELVVYTPEFFRQKRNIAVHVQHEVTAIHPDEHYLEVRDLVTGRQRQVEFDSLILATGARPVEPPIPGLDLKGVHSLRLVEDGIAVREHARTLVAQGRRKAVVIGGGYIGLEMAEALVTVGMEVAIVERLPQVMPNLDPEMAELVHDELRRHGVALYLGEGARAVLGDGDRVRALDTDARTLPADLVLVAVGVRPNSELAEAAGIELGAGRAIKVDEFMRTSHPAVYAAGDCADTIHRVSGRRAYIPLGTTANKQGRVAGENAAGGHARFPGVLGTAIVKVFDLGVARTGLTAREAALAGLDAAATTIRHGSRAHYYPGAGKLHVRLVHGPDGRLLGAQMAGPVDAVLRIDTLVAALHAGMTVDQLYELDLAYAPPFAPVWDPVLVAARQAMNAIRGVSD; encoded by the coding sequence ATGTCCCGGAGAAAGCGCCTGGTGGTGGTCGGGGGCGTCGCGGCCGGCATGAGCGCCGCCTCCCGGGCGCGTCGCCTCGATCCTGACCTGGAGATCGAGGTGTTCGAGCGCAGCGGCTTCGTCTCGTACGGGTCTTGCGGCTTGCCCTACTTCGTCGGCGGCCTGATCCGCGAACCCGGCGAGCTGGTGGTCTACACGCCGGAGTTCTTCCGCCAGAAACGCAACATCGCCGTTCACGTCCAGCACGAGGTCACGGCCATTCATCCGGACGAACACTACCTGGAGGTACGCGACCTCGTGACCGGGCGCCAGCGGCAGGTGGAGTTCGACAGCTTGATCTTGGCCACGGGCGCCCGGCCCGTCGAGCCGCCCATCCCCGGCCTCGACCTGAAGGGTGTCCATTCCCTCCGGCTGGTCGAGGACGGCATCGCCGTCCGCGAGCACGCCCGGACCCTGGTGGCCCAGGGGCGACGCAAGGCGGTCGTCATCGGCGGCGGCTACATCGGGCTTGAAATGGCCGAGGCCCTGGTCACCGTCGGGATGGAGGTCGCCATCGTCGAGCGCCTCCCCCAGGTCATGCCCAACCTGGACCCGGAGATGGCCGAGCTGGTCCACGATGAATTGCGCCGCCACGGTGTGGCGCTGTATCTGGGCGAGGGGGCACGGGCCGTGCTGGGCGACGGTGACCGCGTGCGGGCGCTCGACACCGACGCCCGCACCCTGCCGGCCGATCTGGTCCTGGTGGCCGTGGGCGTGCGGCCCAATTCCGAGCTGGCCGAGGCGGCCGGCATCGAGCTGGGTGCCGGGCGGGCGATCAAGGTGGACGAGTTCATGCGCACGTCGCACCCGGCGGTCTATGCCGCCGGCGACTGCGCCGACACCATCCACCGCGTCAGCGGCCGGCGCGCCTACATTCCCCTCGGCACCACCGCCAACAAGCAGGGGCGCGTGGCCGGCGAGAACGCCGCCGGCGGCCACGCCCGCTTCCCCGGGGTACTGGGTACGGCCATCGTCAAGGTATTCGACCTGGGCGTCGCCCGGACGGGCCTGACCGCCCGCGAGGCCGCACTGGCGGGCCTGGACGCCGCGGCCACCACGATCCGCCACGGCTCCCGCGCCCACTACTACCCCGGTGCCGGCAAGCTGCACGTACGGCTGGTCCACGGGCCTGACGGCCGCCTGCTGGGCGCCCAGATGGCGGGACCGGTCGATGCCGTCTTGCGCATCGACACGCTGGTGGCGGCCCTACATGCAGGCATGACGGTGGACCAGCTCTACGAACTGGACCTGGCCTACGCGCCCCCCTTCGCGCCCGTGTGGGATCCGGTGCTGGTGGCCGCTCGCCAGGCCATGAACGCCATCCGGGGCGTGTCGGACTAG